A single region of the Ctenopharyngodon idella isolate HZGC_01 chromosome 21, HZGC01, whole genome shotgun sequence genome encodes:
- the stom gene encoding erythrocyte band 7 integral membrane protein isoform X2, whose protein sequence is MEDGRETAAMREQARKDRQIDRWCHTIDETPALENTDSDIGLCGWILVLFSILLTLLTLPLSIWMCIKIVKEYERAIIFRLGRILRGGAKGPGLFFILPCTDSFINVDMRTITFDIPPQEVLTKDSVTVSVDGVVYYRVQNATLAVANITNADAATRLLAQTTLRNVLGTKNLSEILSDREEIAHSMQSSLDDATDDWGIKVERVEIKDVKLPLQLQRAMAAEAEASREARAKVIAAEGEMNASRALKEASLVIAESPSALQLRYLQTLNTIAAEKNSTIIFPLPIDMMQSFLKR, encoded by the exons ATGGAAGATGGCAGGGAAACAGCTGCAATGAGAGAGCAAGCAAGGAAGGATCGACAAATAG ATCGATGGTGTCACACAATTGATGAAACTCCAG CCTTGGAGAACACAGACAGTGACATTGGCTTGTGTGGATGGATCCTGGTGCTTTTCTCCATCCTGCTCACGTTGCTGACCCTGCCTCTTTCCATATGGATGTGCATTAAG ATAGTGAAGGAATATGAAAGGGCAAttatctttcgtctgggacgcATTTTACGAGGAGGAGCCAAAGGACCAG GTCTTTTCTTCATCTTGCCGTGCACAGACAGCTTTATCAATGTGGATATGCGTACCATCACCTTTGATATCCCGCCTCAGGAG GTGCTGACAAAGGACTCTGTGACAGTGAGTGTAGATGGTGTCGTTTACTACCGTGTTCAAAACGCAACACTGGCAGTAGCCAACATCACCAATGCTGATGCGGCCACTCGTCTGTTGGCACAGACCACCCTGAGGAATGTGCTGGGTACGAAGAACCTGTCAGAGATCCTGTCTGACCGTGAAGAAATCGCCCACAGTATGCAG tcCTCACTAGATGATGCCACCGATGACTGGGGTATTAAAGTGGAACGTGTGGAGATTAAGGATGTCAAACTGCCCCTGCAGCTCCAGAGGGCCATGGCGGCTGAGGCTGAAGCGTCCAGAGAGGCCAGAGCTAAG GTGATAGCCGCAGAGGGAGAAATGAATGCGTCACGGGCACTGAAGGAGGCATCTCTGGTGATCGCAGAGTCTCCCTCAGCTTTGCAGCTGCGCTACCTCCAGACCCTCAACACCATCGCAGCCGAGAAGAACTCCACCATCATTTTCCCCCTGCCCATTGACATGATGCAGTCCTTCCTGAAGCGCTGA
- the stom gene encoding erythrocyte band 7 integral membrane protein isoform X1: MEDGRETAAMREQARKDRQIGPEFISQNNKDRWCHTIDETPALENTDSDIGLCGWILVLFSILLTLLTLPLSIWMCIKIVKEYERAIIFRLGRILRGGAKGPGLFFILPCTDSFINVDMRTITFDIPPQEVLTKDSVTVSVDGVVYYRVQNATLAVANITNADAATRLLAQTTLRNVLGTKNLSEILSDREEIAHSMQSSLDDATDDWGIKVERVEIKDVKLPLQLQRAMAAEAEASREARAKVIAAEGEMNASRALKEASLVIAESPSALQLRYLQTLNTIAAEKNSTIIFPLPIDMMQSFLKR; encoded by the exons ATGGAAGATGGCAGGGAAACAGCTGCAATGAGAGAGCAAGCAAGGAAGGATCGACAAATAG gCCCTGAATTTATCTCGCAAAATAATAAAg ATCGATGGTGTCACACAATTGATGAAACTCCAG CCTTGGAGAACACAGACAGTGACATTGGCTTGTGTGGATGGATCCTGGTGCTTTTCTCCATCCTGCTCACGTTGCTGACCCTGCCTCTTTCCATATGGATGTGCATTAAG ATAGTGAAGGAATATGAAAGGGCAAttatctttcgtctgggacgcATTTTACGAGGAGGAGCCAAAGGACCAG GTCTTTTCTTCATCTTGCCGTGCACAGACAGCTTTATCAATGTGGATATGCGTACCATCACCTTTGATATCCCGCCTCAGGAG GTGCTGACAAAGGACTCTGTGACAGTGAGTGTAGATGGTGTCGTTTACTACCGTGTTCAAAACGCAACACTGGCAGTAGCCAACATCACCAATGCTGATGCGGCCACTCGTCTGTTGGCACAGACCACCCTGAGGAATGTGCTGGGTACGAAGAACCTGTCAGAGATCCTGTCTGACCGTGAAGAAATCGCCCACAGTATGCAG tcCTCACTAGATGATGCCACCGATGACTGGGGTATTAAAGTGGAACGTGTGGAGATTAAGGATGTCAAACTGCCCCTGCAGCTCCAGAGGGCCATGGCGGCTGAGGCTGAAGCGTCCAGAGAGGCCAGAGCTAAG GTGATAGCCGCAGAGGGAGAAATGAATGCGTCACGGGCACTGAAGGAGGCATCTCTGGTGATCGCAGAGTCTCCCTCAGCTTTGCAGCTGCGCTACCTCCAGACCCTCAACACCATCGCAGCCGAGAAGAACTCCACCATCATTTTCCCCCTGCCCATTGACATGATGCAGTCCTTCCTGAAGCGCTGA
- the stom gene encoding erythrocyte band 7 integral membrane protein isoform X3, with protein MEDGRETAAMREQARKDRQIALENTDSDIGLCGWILVLFSILLTLLTLPLSIWMCIKIVKEYERAIIFRLGRILRGGAKGPGLFFILPCTDSFINVDMRTITFDIPPQEVLTKDSVTVSVDGVVYYRVQNATLAVANITNADAATRLLAQTTLRNVLGTKNLSEILSDREEIAHSMQSSLDDATDDWGIKVERVEIKDVKLPLQLQRAMAAEAEASREARAKVIAAEGEMNASRALKEASLVIAESPSALQLRYLQTLNTIAAEKNSTIIFPLPIDMMQSFLKR; from the exons ATGGAAGATGGCAGGGAAACAGCTGCAATGAGAGAGCAAGCAAGGAAGGATCGACAAATAG CCTTGGAGAACACAGACAGTGACATTGGCTTGTGTGGATGGATCCTGGTGCTTTTCTCCATCCTGCTCACGTTGCTGACCCTGCCTCTTTCCATATGGATGTGCATTAAG ATAGTGAAGGAATATGAAAGGGCAAttatctttcgtctgggacgcATTTTACGAGGAGGAGCCAAAGGACCAG GTCTTTTCTTCATCTTGCCGTGCACAGACAGCTTTATCAATGTGGATATGCGTACCATCACCTTTGATATCCCGCCTCAGGAG GTGCTGACAAAGGACTCTGTGACAGTGAGTGTAGATGGTGTCGTTTACTACCGTGTTCAAAACGCAACACTGGCAGTAGCCAACATCACCAATGCTGATGCGGCCACTCGTCTGTTGGCACAGACCACCCTGAGGAATGTGCTGGGTACGAAGAACCTGTCAGAGATCCTGTCTGACCGTGAAGAAATCGCCCACAGTATGCAG tcCTCACTAGATGATGCCACCGATGACTGGGGTATTAAAGTGGAACGTGTGGAGATTAAGGATGTCAAACTGCCCCTGCAGCTCCAGAGGGCCATGGCGGCTGAGGCTGAAGCGTCCAGAGAGGCCAGAGCTAAG GTGATAGCCGCAGAGGGAGAAATGAATGCGTCACGGGCACTGAAGGAGGCATCTCTGGTGATCGCAGAGTCTCCCTCAGCTTTGCAGCTGCGCTACCTCCAGACCCTCAACACCATCGCAGCCGAGAAGAACTCCACCATCATTTTCCCCCTGCCCATTGACATGATGCAGTCCTTCCTGAAGCGCTGA
- the gsna gene encoding gelsolin a isoform X2 — MVYHSEFERAGKEAGLQVWRIEKFDLVAVPENLYGAFYTGDAYVVLNTIKQRSGNLQYDLHFWLGDYCTQDESGAAAIFTVQMDDYLGGKPIQYREVQGYESKAFLGYFKKGLQYMKGGVASGFKHVVTNEVTVQRVLQVKGRRVVRATEVPVSWDSFNQGDCFILDLGDEIYQWCGSKSNRFEKLKATQLAKGIRDNERSGRARVYVCDEGIEREKMLEVLGEKPDLPEGVSDDIKADASNRKMAKLYKVSDSSGDMTIALVAAENPFSQSALESSDCFILDHGSDGKIFVWKGKDANVEERKAAMKTADEFIKKMGYPKHTQVQILPEMGETPLFKQFFKNWRDVDQTDGLGVAYVSNSIAKIEKVPFDASTLHDSPAMAAQHGMIDDGTGEKQIWRIEGADKVPVDPSTYGQFYGGDSYIILYNYRHGGRQGHIIYIWQGTDSSQDEIGASAILGAQLDDELGGGPVQVRVVQGKEPAHLMSLFGGQPMVVHKGGTSRDGGQTAPAETRLFQVRSNSAGCTRAVEIDAVSSNLNSNDAFVLVTPAASFIWVGRGASDTEKHGAQQLCDILGVSPSELGEGGEDGSFWDALGGKADYRTSARLKDKMNAHPPRLFACSNKTGRFIIEEVPGEMTQEDLATDDVMILDTWDQVFVWIGNEAHDEEKTEAMSSAARYIETDPANRDSRTPIVKIKQGFEPPTFTGWFLGWDHDYWSTDPLERAMAELEI, encoded by the exons ATGGTGTACCACTCTGAGTTTGAGCGAGCAGGCAAAGAGGCTGGGCTCCAGGTGTGGAGAATTGAGAAGTTTGATTTGGTGGCAGTTCCTGAGAACCTCTATGGAGCGTTCTACACTGGTGACGCTTATGTGGTCCTCAATACTATCAAGCAGCGTTCTGGCAACCTACAGTATGACCTCCACTTCTGGCTAG GTGATTATTGCACGCAGGATGAGAGCGGGGCGGCTGCCATTTTCACAGTGCAGATGGATGACTATTTGGGTGGAAAGCCCATCCAGTACCGTGAAGTTCAGGGCTATGAGTCCAAAGCTTTCCTgggatattttaaaaaagggctGCAGTACATG AAAGGTGGAGTTGCGTCTGGATTCAAGCATGTTGTCACCAATGAAGTTACAGTGCAGCGGGTGCTACAGGTCAAAGGTCGGCGTGTTGTCAGAGCAACAGAAGTGCCAGTCAGCTGGGACAGCTTTAACCAGGGAGACTGCTTCATCCTGGACTTGGGTGAT GAGATCTACCAGTGGTGTGGTTCAAAGAGTAACCGCTTCGAGAAGCTAAAAGCTACGCAACTTGCAAAGGGCATTCGTGACAACGAACGCAGTGGACGCGCacgcgtgtatgtgtgtgatgaAGGGATTGAACGAGAAAAGATGTTGGAG GTTCTTGGAGAAAAACCAGACCTGCCTGAAGGAGTGTCTGATGATATCAAGGCTGATGCGTCCAATAGGAAGATGGCCAAACTCTACAAG GTGTCTGATTCCAGTGGAGACATGACCATTGCCCTGGTGGCTGCTGAGAACCCCTTCTCCCAGAGTGCTCTGGAATCAAGCGACTGTTTCATCCTGGATCACGGCTCAGATGGCAAGATCTTTGTTTGGAAAG GCAAAGATGCTAATGTGGAAGAGAGGAAGGCTGCCATGAAGACAGCAGATGAGTTCATTAAGAAAATGGGTTACCCAAAGCATACACAGGTTCAGATTCTCCCAGAGATGGGCGAGACGCCTCTATTCAAACAGTTCTTCAAAAACTGGCGCGATGTGGACCAGACAGACGGCCTGGGTGTTGCTTATGTCTCAAACAGCATCGCTAAGATCGAAAAGGTGCCGTTTGATGCTTCTACACTGCATGATTCACCAGCCATGGCCGCCCAACACGGAATGATCGATGATGGCACTGGAGAGAAACAG ATCTGGCGTATTGAAGGTGCAGACAAGGTTCCAGTTGACCCCTCTACTTACGGCCAGTTCTATGGTGGAGACAGTTACATTATCCTGTACAATTACCGCCATGGAGGCAGACAGGGTCACATCATCTACATCTG GCAGGGTACGGACTCCTCACAAGATGAGATTGGGGCATCTGCCATCTTGGGCGCCCAACTGGATGATGAGCTTGGAGGTGGACCTGTGCAG GTGCGGGTGGTCCAGGGTAAGGAACCTGCTCACCTGATGAGTCTGTTTGGAGGGCAGCCCATGGTGGTGCACAAGGGCGGCACCTCCAGGGATGGTGGTCAGACGGCACCAGCCGAGACGCGGCTGTTCCAAGTGCGCTCAAACTCCGCAGGGTGCACACGAGCGGTGGAG ATTGACGCAGTGTCCTCCAATCTGAACTCCAATGATGCTTTCGTCCTGGTGACCCCAGCTGCGTCTTTCATATGGGTGGGACGAGGAGCCAGTGATACAGAGAAACATGGGGCGCAGCAGCTATGTGACATCCTTGGAGTGTCGCCCTCCGAGCTGGGTGAAGGAGGAGAGGATG GCAGCTTCTGGGATGCTCTGGGAGGAAAGGCCGATTACCGCACGTCCGCTAGGCTAAAGGACAAGATGAATGCCCACCCGCCACGACTGTTCGCCTGCTCAAACAAAACTGGCCGTTTCATT ATTGAAGAAGTCCCTGGAGAAATGACCCAAGAAGACCTGGCTACAGATGATGTCATGATCCTTGACACCTGGGATCAG GTGTTTGTTTGGATCGGAAATGAAGCTCATGATGAAGAGAAGACTGAGGCGATGTCTTCAG CTGCCCGATACATCGAGACAGACCCAGCCAACCGTGACTCACGCACACCTATAGTGAAGATTAAACAGGGCTTTGAGCCGCCCACATTCACTGGCTGGTTCCTGGGCTGGGACCATGACTACTGGAGCACTGACCCCCTGGAGCGGGCCATGGCTGAGCTGGAGATCTGA
- the gsna gene encoding gelsolin a isoform X1: MVYHSEFERAGKEAGLQVWRIEKFDLVAVPENLYGAFYTGDAYVVLNTIKQRSGNLQYDLHFWLGDYCTQDESGAAAIFTVQMDDYLGGKPIQYREVQGYESKAFLGYFKKGLQYMKGGVASGFKHVVTNEVTVQRVLQVKGRRVVRATEVPVSWDSFNQGDCFILDLGDEIYQWCGSKSNRFEKLKATQLAKGIRDNERSGRARVYVCDEGIEREKMLEVLGEKPDLPEGVSDDIKADASNRKMAKLYKVSDSSGDMTIALVAAENPFSQSALESSDCFILDHGSDGKIFVWKGKDANVEERKAAMKTADEFIKKMGYPKHTQVQILPEMGETPLFKQFFKNWRDVDQTDGLGVAYVSNSIAKIEKVPFDASTLHDSPAMAAQHGMIDDGTGEKQIWRIEGADKVPVDPSTYGQFYGGDSYIILYNYRHGGRQGHIIYIWQGTDSSQDEIGASAILGAQLDDELGGGPVQMAGAPITTQVRVVQGKEPAHLMSLFGGQPMVVHKGGTSRDGGQTAPAETRLFQVRSNSAGCTRAVEIDAVSSNLNSNDAFVLVTPAASFIWVGRGASDTEKHGAQQLCDILGVSPSELGEGGEDGSFWDALGGKADYRTSARLKDKMNAHPPRLFACSNKTGRFIIEEVPGEMTQEDLATDDVMILDTWDQVFVWIGNEAHDEEKTEAMSSAARYIETDPANRDSRTPIVKIKQGFEPPTFTGWFLGWDHDYWSTDPLERAMAELEI, from the exons ATGGTGTACCACTCTGAGTTTGAGCGAGCAGGCAAAGAGGCTGGGCTCCAGGTGTGGAGAATTGAGAAGTTTGATTTGGTGGCAGTTCCTGAGAACCTCTATGGAGCGTTCTACACTGGTGACGCTTATGTGGTCCTCAATACTATCAAGCAGCGTTCTGGCAACCTACAGTATGACCTCCACTTCTGGCTAG GTGATTATTGCACGCAGGATGAGAGCGGGGCGGCTGCCATTTTCACAGTGCAGATGGATGACTATTTGGGTGGAAAGCCCATCCAGTACCGTGAAGTTCAGGGCTATGAGTCCAAAGCTTTCCTgggatattttaaaaaagggctGCAGTACATG AAAGGTGGAGTTGCGTCTGGATTCAAGCATGTTGTCACCAATGAAGTTACAGTGCAGCGGGTGCTACAGGTCAAAGGTCGGCGTGTTGTCAGAGCAACAGAAGTGCCAGTCAGCTGGGACAGCTTTAACCAGGGAGACTGCTTCATCCTGGACTTGGGTGAT GAGATCTACCAGTGGTGTGGTTCAAAGAGTAACCGCTTCGAGAAGCTAAAAGCTACGCAACTTGCAAAGGGCATTCGTGACAACGAACGCAGTGGACGCGCacgcgtgtatgtgtgtgatgaAGGGATTGAACGAGAAAAGATGTTGGAG GTTCTTGGAGAAAAACCAGACCTGCCTGAAGGAGTGTCTGATGATATCAAGGCTGATGCGTCCAATAGGAAGATGGCCAAACTCTACAAG GTGTCTGATTCCAGTGGAGACATGACCATTGCCCTGGTGGCTGCTGAGAACCCCTTCTCCCAGAGTGCTCTGGAATCAAGCGACTGTTTCATCCTGGATCACGGCTCAGATGGCAAGATCTTTGTTTGGAAAG GCAAAGATGCTAATGTGGAAGAGAGGAAGGCTGCCATGAAGACAGCAGATGAGTTCATTAAGAAAATGGGTTACCCAAAGCATACACAGGTTCAGATTCTCCCAGAGATGGGCGAGACGCCTCTATTCAAACAGTTCTTCAAAAACTGGCGCGATGTGGACCAGACAGACGGCCTGGGTGTTGCTTATGTCTCAAACAGCATCGCTAAGATCGAAAAGGTGCCGTTTGATGCTTCTACACTGCATGATTCACCAGCCATGGCCGCCCAACACGGAATGATCGATGATGGCACTGGAGAGAAACAG ATCTGGCGTATTGAAGGTGCAGACAAGGTTCCAGTTGACCCCTCTACTTACGGCCAGTTCTATGGTGGAGACAGTTACATTATCCTGTACAATTACCGCCATGGAGGCAGACAGGGTCACATCATCTACATCTG GCAGGGTACGGACTCCTCACAAGATGAGATTGGGGCATCTGCCATCTTGGGCGCCCAACTGGATGATGAGCTTGGAGGTGGACCTGTGCAG ATGGCTGGTGCTCCCATCACCACTCAG GTGCGGGTGGTCCAGGGTAAGGAACCTGCTCACCTGATGAGTCTGTTTGGAGGGCAGCCCATGGTGGTGCACAAGGGCGGCACCTCCAGGGATGGTGGTCAGACGGCACCAGCCGAGACGCGGCTGTTCCAAGTGCGCTCAAACTCCGCAGGGTGCACACGAGCGGTGGAG ATTGACGCAGTGTCCTCCAATCTGAACTCCAATGATGCTTTCGTCCTGGTGACCCCAGCTGCGTCTTTCATATGGGTGGGACGAGGAGCCAGTGATACAGAGAAACATGGGGCGCAGCAGCTATGTGACATCCTTGGAGTGTCGCCCTCCGAGCTGGGTGAAGGAGGAGAGGATG GCAGCTTCTGGGATGCTCTGGGAGGAAAGGCCGATTACCGCACGTCCGCTAGGCTAAAGGACAAGATGAATGCCCACCCGCCACGACTGTTCGCCTGCTCAAACAAAACTGGCCGTTTCATT ATTGAAGAAGTCCCTGGAGAAATGACCCAAGAAGACCTGGCTACAGATGATGTCATGATCCTTGACACCTGGGATCAG GTGTTTGTTTGGATCGGAAATGAAGCTCATGATGAAGAGAAGACTGAGGCGATGTCTTCAG CTGCCCGATACATCGAGACAGACCCAGCCAACCGTGACTCACGCACACCTATAGTGAAGATTAAACAGGGCTTTGAGCCGCCCACATTCACTGGCTGGTTCCTGGGCTGGGACCATGACTACTGGAGCACTGACCCCCTGGAGCGGGCCATGGCTGAGCTGGAGATCTGA